The Methanobacterium sp. region ATCAAAAAATATGGCCAGAACAGGTTTAAAAAGAAAATTTAATAGAAATATTGAAGACAATTATTTCAATTATTCTCTGGTTACTTTCAAAAGCAGTGCTAAAGCCACAAATTCAAGCCCTAAGAATACTAAAGGAATTATAGAACCAATAATGGTCCTGGGAAGATTAAATATGAAATAAACCGAAAACAGTATGTTTTGAATCAGGAAAAGCAATGCAAATAATACCAGTGTTGTGGTAAATTTAGATTTCACCTTTAGATATCTTTCTAAATATACATACAACATTCCTACTAAGAGGCAAATATTAGCAATACTGGTAATTAAGGCTGACCATTTAATCAAAAGAAAAAGAGCATTAAATATATTTGATATTATTGATAATTGAGTTATAAGTACAGACATGTTTTAACCTTCATTTTTGAATAAATTTTATATGTATATCTATTTTTCCCTAAATTCACCCCATATCTCCAGAAATGTATCGTAATTTTTTTCCATTTCATCAGAAAGGAAATATAATGCACCATACTTTTCTCCAGTTGATTTAACTATGTTATTTTCTTTTAAAACATCGATATGGTGTCTAATAGTTTTATAATCAAGAGAAAGCTCTTGGGCAAGTTTATTAGCATTATAGGGTCTTTTATTAAGTTCGAGTATTATTCTGGCACGGTTTTCTCCACCTTTACTGCCGATTATCAACCACCATAAAAACACTTTCTTCATAATAATCCCTGTTGATTATAAAACGCCGATATAATGTTGAAACAATTATTATCTTTCTAATATCAGACATAATATACTTAAATATTATTATAGACCCTCTCTTTAAATATTTTAGTCTTAATGGATTTAAAAACTATTTACATTCTATTTGAAA contains the following coding sequences:
- a CDS encoding winged helix-turn-helix domain-containing protein, producing MKKVFLWWLIIGSKGGENRARIILELNKRPYNANKLAQELSLDYKTIRHHIDVLKENNIVKSTGEKYGALYFLSDEMEKNYDTFLEIWGEFREK